The following coding sequences lie in one Streptomyces sp. NBC_00510 genomic window:
- a CDS encoding MMPL family transporter, with amino-acid sequence MAWLFLIALAGVVAGGTLNVLKSGGFDDPSSDSAAATRLLREKFPTAQPNLFLLVRDKGGDANSTAATHAGRSVLEELSRERGVHIVASYYRTPDPALRSADGAAGLTAVTVAGDQDAADRKTKDLHTRLAGERGDAEVRFGGITQINNDLNDRTEQDLKLAESVAIPLTLLLLVLVFRGVVAALLPLAVGMSAIVGAMAVLWCLAQLTSVSVFSTNLITALGLGLAVDYSLLIVARYRQERASGGDDMEALLRTLRTAGRTVVFSAAIVASVLLTLLVFPLYFLRSFAFAGVATVAITVLGALGPLPAMLLLLGKRVDKWRVLRTRAEQVAPERRLWGRIAGGSMRRPAVWGLMATIGLLVLALPLGHAQFGIPDERALPKDTESRQVAEVLRTGFAGSAGGDTISVVAPAWDRDPSATALATYARTLSRVPGVDRVDSPVGRFAHGRPQAAKTPADSAAAALRKDRSVRLDLHTRVVPYSPQGSRLAKQVRAAPVPGHREVLIAGLAPQLVDTTSALAKGLPWALGLTVLITLVLLLLATGSLLLPVKAVLLNALGLAAVVGAMVWVFNDGHLSGLLGFTPSPLAITMPVLLVCVAYALSMDYEIFLLSRIKERHIAGDPTELSVRAGLGESGPLISAAAGLLAVSFFAIALSGVSLAKFFGLGTGIAILLDAVLIRGVLVPVFFRLAGPLAWWAPDSVKRLTRKIEMAAGH; translated from the coding sequence GTGGCCTGGCTGTTCCTCATCGCCCTGGCCGGGGTTGTCGCGGGCGGCACACTCAACGTACTCAAATCGGGGGGATTCGACGATCCGTCATCGGATTCCGCCGCGGCCACGCGGTTGCTTCGGGAGAAGTTCCCCACCGCACAGCCCAACCTGTTCCTGCTCGTCCGGGACAAGGGCGGGGACGCGAACAGTACGGCGGCCACCCATGCCGGCCGGTCCGTGCTCGAGGAGCTTTCCCGTGAACGTGGCGTGCACATCGTGGCCTCGTATTACCGCACCCCTGACCCGGCGCTCCGCTCGGCCGACGGTGCGGCGGGCCTGACCGCAGTCACCGTCGCCGGCGACCAGGATGCCGCGGACCGCAAGACCAAGGACCTGCACACCAGGCTCGCCGGAGAGCGGGGTGACGCCGAGGTGCGCTTCGGCGGTATCACCCAGATCAACAACGACCTCAATGACCGGACCGAGCAGGACCTCAAGCTCGCGGAGTCGGTGGCGATTCCGCTGACGCTGTTGTTGCTGGTCCTGGTCTTCCGGGGTGTCGTCGCGGCGCTGCTGCCACTGGCCGTCGGGATGTCGGCCATCGTCGGGGCGATGGCCGTGCTGTGGTGCCTGGCCCAGCTGACCTCGGTCTCGGTGTTCTCCACCAATCTGATCACCGCGCTTGGCCTCGGCCTCGCGGTGGACTACAGCCTGCTGATCGTGGCCCGCTACCGACAGGAACGCGCCAGCGGCGGCGATGACATGGAGGCGTTGCTGCGCACCCTGCGTACAGCAGGCCGCACAGTGGTCTTCAGCGCCGCGATCGTGGCCAGCGTGCTGCTCACTTTGCTGGTCTTCCCTCTGTACTTCCTGCGGTCGTTCGCGTTCGCGGGCGTGGCGACTGTGGCGATCACTGTGCTGGGCGCGCTCGGGCCGCTGCCCGCCATGCTCCTGCTGTTGGGGAAGCGGGTCGACAAGTGGCGCGTGCTGCGGACGCGCGCCGAGCAGGTCGCTCCCGAGCGCCGGCTATGGGGCCGCATTGCCGGCGGCTCGATGCGCCGCCCCGCGGTGTGGGGCTTGATGGCGACCATCGGGCTGCTGGTACTCGCCCTGCCGCTGGGCCACGCGCAGTTCGGGATCCCGGACGAACGCGCCCTGCCAAAGGACACCGAGAGCCGACAGGTGGCCGAGGTGCTGCGTACGGGCTTCGCCGGCAGCGCCGGCGGTGACACGATCAGCGTGGTGGCGCCGGCATGGGACCGGGACCCCTCGGCAACCGCTCTGGCCACGTACGCCCGGACGCTGTCCCGTGTGCCCGGTGTCGACCGGGTGGACAGCCCCGTTGGCCGATTCGCCCACGGCCGGCCACAGGCCGCGAAAACACCGGCGGACAGCGCCGCGGCGGCCCTGCGCAAGGATCGGAGCGTACGGCTCGACCTGCACACCCGTGTCGTGCCCTACTCCCCTCAAGGCAGCCGGCTGGCCAAACAGGTGCGCGCGGCACCGGTGCCCGGTCATCGGGAGGTGCTCATCGCGGGACTGGCTCCGCAACTCGTGGACACCACAAGTGCGTTGGCGAAAGGACTGCCTTGGGCACTCGGCCTGACCGTGCTGATCACCCTTGTGCTCCTTCTACTGGCCACCGGCAGCTTGCTGCTGCCGGTCAAGGCGGTTCTGCTCAATGCCCTCGGGCTGGCGGCAGTCGTCGGTGCGATGGTGTGGGTCTTCAACGACGGCCATCTGTCCGGTCTTCTCGGCTTCACCCCGTCGCCGCTGGCCATCACGATGCCGGTACTCCTGGTGTGCGTGGCGTACGCGCTGTCCATGGATTACGAGATCTTCCTTCTGTCCCGTATCAAGGAACGGCACATCGCCGGAGACCCCACTGAACTGTCGGTCCGCGCCGGCCTCGGCGAAAGCGGTCCCCTCATCAGCGCGGCCGCGGGGCTGCTGGCCGTCTCCTTCTTCGCCATCGCCCTGTCCGGAGTCTCCCTGGCCAAGTTCTTCGGCCTTGGCACCGGCATCGCAATCCTCCTGGATGCGGTGCTGATCCGCGGAGTGCTGGTCCCGGTGTTCTTCCGGCTGGCCGGCCCCCTGGCCTGGTGGGCCCCGGATTCCGTGAAAAGACTGACTCGCAAGATCGAGATGGCCGCCGGCCACTGA
- a CDS encoding S8 family serine peptidase, whose amino-acid sequence MRISLRRTASVALITALPALALAASLPSAAEPRPGPPGAIPGQYIVTLDPGTSPNTVLDGLGVKPLFTYGHALPGFAARLTAGQVQRVRAAPGVDEVEQDAVVTIPLGEDAPADSDLEPPYPVDLPGEPTGPVDFPQDTAAPGAASPDPGPDRGPSGGGAPDGAPQPAPGGEEAPGPAGSEQQPPEQAMPEPAGPEQAMPEETGPEQPGPELSGPEQATDPGPPGASGSPKPGTKPVLLPEQVPGPASPSAPVPDSSGPTRAKAVRGLGGFTPWGLTRINNRALGGSGYSVRATGAKVTSYIVDSGIEFSHPDFGGRAVPGYDAIGDGLDGGDCNGHGTHVAGTVGGSYTGVARKTTLVSVRVFPCVGRTANSAVIAGIDWVAGHAKKPAVANLSFAGRWSLAANRAVEGLARAGVFPVAAAGNDNLNACFVSPASAQSAFTVGAIDQEDRRAWFSNWGTCVDIHAPGMGILSAYLNGSFRDMDGTAMAAPHVTGIAALYKDTHGDASFATLSEWLTGRAIRNVPIDGGYGTARLSAFTNDL is encoded by the coding sequence ATGCGAATTTCCTTGCGGCGAACAGCATCCGTCGCTCTGATAACTGCCCTTCCCGCCCTTGCCCTGGCGGCGTCCCTCCCGAGCGCGGCGGAACCGCGGCCCGGCCCCCCGGGCGCGATCCCCGGGCAGTACATCGTCACCCTGGACCCCGGTACCTCGCCGAACACCGTCCTCGACGGGCTGGGCGTCAAGCCGCTGTTCACCTACGGGCACGCGCTGCCCGGCTTCGCCGCCAGGCTCACCGCCGGGCAAGTGCAGCGGGTGCGTGCCGCGCCGGGTGTCGACGAGGTGGAGCAGGACGCCGTGGTGACCATCCCGCTCGGCGAGGACGCCCCCGCCGACAGCGACCTGGAACCGCCCTATCCGGTCGACCTCCCGGGCGAGCCGACCGGCCCCGTCGACTTCCCGCAGGACACCGCCGCACCCGGCGCCGCGTCACCGGACCCCGGCCCGGACCGGGGTCCGTCGGGTGGGGGCGCCCCAGACGGGGCACCACAGCCGGCACCCGGCGGGGAGGAGGCCCCGGGGCCGGCGGGATCGGAACAGCAGCCGCCCGAGCAGGCGATGCCGGAACCGGCCGGACCGGAGCAGGCGATGCCCGAGGAGACCGGACCGGAACAGCCCGGACCGGAACTGTCCGGACCGGAGCAGGCGACCGATCCCGGGCCGCCGGGGGCGTCCGGCTCCCCGAAGCCGGGGACCAAGCCGGTCCTGCTCCCGGAGCAGGTCCCCGGCCCCGCCTCGCCCTCCGCCCCGGTACCGGACTCCTCCGGACCCACACGGGCGAAGGCGGTGCGCGGACTGGGCGGCTTCACCCCCTGGGGCCTGACCCGGATCAACAACCGGGCCCTCGGCGGATCCGGTTACTCCGTCCGGGCCACCGGCGCGAAGGTGACCTCGTACATCGTCGACAGCGGCATCGAGTTCTCCCACCCGGACTTCGGCGGTCGGGCCGTACCCGGCTACGACGCGATCGGCGACGGTCTGGACGGCGGGGACTGCAACGGGCACGGCACCCATGTGGCGGGCACGGTCGGAGGCAGCTACACGGGCGTCGCCCGCAAGACGACGCTGGTGTCGGTGCGGGTCTTCCCCTGCGTCGGGCGTACGGCGAACTCCGCGGTCATCGCCGGTATCGACTGGGTCGCCGGGCACGCCAAGAAGCCGGCGGTGGCGAACCTGTCCTTCGCCGGGCGCTGGTCGCTCGCCGCCAACCGTGCCGTGGAGGGGCTGGCCAGGGCCGGTGTCTTCCCGGTGGCTGCGGCGGGCAACGACAACCTCAACGCGTGCTTCGTCTCTCCGGCGAGTGCGCAGTCGGCGTTCACGGTCGGCGCGATCGACCAGGAGGACCGCAGGGCCTGGTTCAGCAACTGGGGTACCTGCGTGGACATCCACGCGCCGGGGATGGGCATCCTGTCCGCGTATCTCAACGGGAGCTTCCGCGACATGGACGGCACGGCCATGGCCGCTCCGCACGTCACTGGGATCGCCGCCTTGTACAAGGACACCCACGGTGACGCGTCCTTCGCAACCCTGAGCGAGTGGCTCACCGGCCGCGCGATCCGCAATGTGCCCATCGACGGCGGTTACGGCACTGCCCGGCTGAGCGCCTTCACCAATGATCTGTGA
- a CDS encoding chaplin yields the protein MKGTKVIRFSKAVALTVATGALVLGSATGALAAGYGDDYGKSGDHGYGKGYGYGGAYASAIAVGSPGILSGNVIQHPINIPINHCGNGHNHFALLNPTVGNICVNG from the coding sequence ATGAAAGGCACAAAAGTGATCCGTTTCTCCAAGGCCGTCGCACTGACGGTCGCCACCGGTGCCCTCGTCCTCGGCTCGGCCACCGGCGCCCTCGCCGCCGGTTACGGCGACGACTACGGCAAGAGCGGCGACCACGGCTACGGCAAGGGCTACGGCTACGGCGGCGCCTACGCCTCGGCCATCGCCGTCGGCTCCCCCGGCATCCTGAGCGGAAACGTCATCCAGCATCCGATCAACATCCCGATCAACCACTGCGGCAACGGGCACAACCACTTCGCCCTGCTCAACCCGACGGTCGGCAACATCTGCGTCAACGGCTGA
- a CDS encoding glycoside hydrolase family 6 protein, whose product MAGASVLLSPGWAAGPALAEAPPATGGPSPFWVDPDSRAARQAEAGEARGRTADAALLRRIADQPLATWLDDRTPDAAGEARRITAAAERAHRIPVLVLHHLPRRDCVRRPTGAADAAAYRRWITGVSGGIGGRAAVVVLEPDAVAGLVAGCGGAAAVPPPGRAALLAEAVGLLKARTGTRVYLDAGNPGRVPDLRRLAAALRLAGIGRADGFALNVAGFHTTGVSTEYGDRLSGLLGGAHYVIDTSRNGKGPWAAVRRNAQSWCNPPDRALGPAPTVRTGSPLVDAYLWVNRPGESDGACQGAPPAGHWWAAYALELAREAGRRPAARALRPAPAVPTWTPSAPAPASVAVPPLASAPPSVVAPAPSNAPAPASAPASVAVPSGPAAPGGS is encoded by the coding sequence ATGGCCGGAGCGTCGGTGCTGCTGTCACCGGGGTGGGCCGCAGGCCCCGCCCTGGCGGAGGCCCCGCCGGCCACCGGCGGGCCCTCCCCGTTCTGGGTGGACCCGGACAGCCGGGCCGCCCGGCAGGCCGAAGCCGGGGAGGCCCGCGGCCGGACGGCGGATGCCGCGCTGCTGCGGCGGATCGCCGACCAACCGCTGGCCACCTGGCTCGACGACCGGACCCCGGACGCCGCGGGCGAGGCTCGCCGGATCACCGCGGCGGCCGAACGCGCCCACCGCATCCCGGTGCTGGTCCTCCACCACCTCCCGCGGCGCGACTGCGTCCGCCGCCCGACCGGCGCCGCCGACGCGGCCGCCTACCGCCGCTGGATCACCGGCGTCTCCGGCGGCATCGGCGGCCGTGCGGCCGTGGTGGTCCTCGAACCGGACGCGGTCGCCGGTCTGGTGGCCGGCTGCGGGGGAGCCGCCGCCGTACCGCCCCCGGGCCGGGCGGCGCTGCTGGCCGAGGCCGTGGGGCTCCTCAAGGCGCGTACCGGTACCCGGGTCTACCTCGACGCGGGGAACCCGGGGCGGGTCCCCGACCTGCGCCGGCTCGCCGCGGCGCTGCGGCTCGCCGGGATCGGCCGGGCCGACGGCTTCGCGCTGAACGTCGCCGGCTTCCACACCACCGGGGTCAGCACGGAGTACGGCGACCGGCTGTCCGGGCTGCTCGGCGGCGCCCACTACGTCATCGACACCAGCCGCAACGGCAAGGGCCCCTGGGCGGCCGTACGCAGGAACGCGCAGTCCTGGTGCAATCCGCCGGACCGGGCGCTCGGCCCCGCGCCCACGGTGCGTACCGGCAGTCCGCTGGTGGACGCCTACCTGTGGGTGAACAGGCCCGGTGAGTCCGACGGCGCCTGCCAGGGGGCGCCGCCCGCGGGGCACTGGTGGGCGGCGTACGCGCTCGAACTGGCCCGGGAGGCCGGGCGGCGCCCGGCGGCACGGGCGTTGCGACCCGCCCCCGCCGTACCCACCTGGACCCCGTCGGCGCCCGCCCCCGCTTCGGTGGCCGTTCCGCCCTTGGCGTCCGCCCCGCCATCGGTGGTTGCCCCGGCTCCGTCGAATGCCCCGGCTCCGGCGTCCGCCCCCGCTTCGGTGGCCGTCCCGTCCGGACCCGCGGCGCCCGGCGGGAGTTGA
- a CDS encoding glycosyl transferase has protein sequence MTITPSSMRKTPTRPGGLVPSPATGDGDRPVPVPGAPRRYDYARHGTLAGPLNDPPRPGVLYRVRYRSLISREGHRIRTWLLLTAAPLASLGVLVWLVQPRHWTARETAPQWAHVADTAMLVSLGLLELLRLVSVLAHAHATLVARDPVPVAPAPGTRVALLASSAPGGESLEGLRATLEGAVRVRHDGPVDVWLLDQDDDPEVRRLCETLGVRHFTRKGVARWNHPKGALRAGARHGDHNAWLDAHGDDYEFTACVGTGQVPLPHYLERMLGYFRDPDVAFVVGPQVHGDHDTAVTRAAESHRFLVHASAQRAGNRYGSALFTGTTDVVRVSALRQAGGMYDSAAGDLATGLEIHARRNPATGRKWRSVHTPDVVAVGRGPSSWNGFFAQELRRGRDAHESLLRQFWKAPWKLRPGSLLTYTLTAARYPLSGLGWILSALACVLFLGLGASGAPFDPTAWLALHGTAVAFRIALCLGTRGRNAGPHRPKGSFGVAGLLMSAVSAPLHVLSLVTTVLRRPPGRLAAAEGDPARPDRLATFRVHLLWAALVAGSLLASVPRGHAHPAMRVWAAIALLTSLVPLLVWRCSVLRRRVAGALAARRARRARRTARGRHRAPRQRASARMAAVRHHMVRR, from the coding sequence GATCACGCCCAGCAGCATGCGCAAGACGCCCACCCGGCCTGGCGGGCTCGTCCCCTCACCGGCCACCGGCGACGGCGACCGGCCGGTCCCGGTCCCCGGCGCCCCCCGCCGCTACGACTACGCGCGCCACGGGACGCTCGCCGGACCCCTCAACGACCCCCCGCGGCCAGGGGTGCTGTACCGGGTCAGGTACCGCAGCCTGATCTCCCGCGAAGGGCACCGGATCCGCACCTGGCTGCTGCTCACCGCCGCGCCCCTGGCCTCGCTGGGCGTGCTGGTCTGGCTCGTGCAGCCGCGCCACTGGACGGCCCGCGAGACCGCGCCGCAGTGGGCGCACGTCGCGGACACCGCGATGCTGGTCTCCCTCGGCCTCCTCGAACTCCTCCGCCTGGTCTCCGTCCTCGCCCACGCCCATGCCACCCTGGTCGCCCGCGACCCGGTCCCGGTCGCCCCGGCACCGGGCACCCGGGTCGCCCTCCTGGCCTCCTCCGCCCCGGGCGGGGAGTCCCTGGAGGGGCTGCGGGCCACGCTGGAGGGCGCGGTACGCGTCCGGCACGACGGCCCCGTCGACGTATGGCTGCTGGACCAGGACGACGACCCGGAGGTCCGGCGGCTCTGCGAGACGCTGGGCGTACGGCACTTCACCCGCAAGGGCGTCGCGCGCTGGAACCACCCCAAGGGCGCCCTGCGCGCCGGCGCCCGGCACGGCGACCACAACGCCTGGCTCGACGCCCACGGCGACGACTACGAGTTCACCGCCTGCGTCGGCACCGGCCAGGTCCCGCTCCCCCACTACCTGGAGCGGATGCTCGGTTACTTCCGGGACCCGGACGTCGCCTTCGTCGTCGGACCGCAGGTCCACGGCGACCACGACACCGCCGTGACGAGGGCCGCCGAGAGCCACCGCTTCCTCGTCCACGCCTCCGCGCAACGGGCCGGCAACCGCTACGGCTCCGCCCTGTTCACCGGCACCACCGACGTCGTCCGCGTCTCGGCGCTGCGGCAGGCCGGCGGCATGTACGACTCCGCCGCCGGCGACCTGGCCACCGGGCTGGAGATCCACGCCCGCCGCAACCCCGCCACCGGCCGCAAGTGGCGCTCGGTCCACACCCCGGACGTGGTGGCCGTCGGCCGGGGACCGTCCTCCTGGAACGGCTTCTTCGCCCAGGAGCTGCGCCGCGGCCGCGACGCCCACGAGTCCCTCCTGCGGCAGTTCTGGAAGGCCCCGTGGAAGCTGCGGCCCGGCAGCCTGCTCACCTACACGCTGACGGCCGCCCGTTACCCCCTCTCGGGCCTCGGCTGGATCCTCTCCGCGCTGGCCTGCGTGCTCTTCCTGGGGCTCGGCGCCTCCGGCGCCCCCTTCGACCCCACGGCGTGGCTGGCGCTCCACGGCACCGCCGTCGCGTTCCGGATCGCCCTGTGCCTGGGGACCCGCGGGCGCAACGCCGGCCCCCACCGGCCGAAGGGGTCCTTCGGCGTCGCGGGGTTGCTGATGTCCGCGGTGTCCGCCCCGCTCCACGTGCTCTCCCTCGTGACGACGGTGCTCCGGCGCCCGCCGGGCCGGCTCGCCGCGGCCGAGGGCGACCCGGCCCGCCCGGACCGGCTCGCCACCTTCCGCGTCCACCTGCTGTGGGCGGCCCTGGTCGCCGGTTCGCTGCTCGCCTCGGTCCCCCGCGGCCACGCCCACCCGGCGATGCGCGTCTGGGCCGCGATCGCTCTGCTGACCTCCCTGGTCCCGCTGCTGGTCTGGCGGTGCAGCGTGCTGCGGCGCCGGGTGGCGGGCGCCCTGGCCGCACGGCGGGCACGACGGGCCCGGCGTACGGCCAGGGGCCGGCACCGCGCGCCCAGGCAGCGCGCCTCCGCCCGCATGGCGGCGGTACGGCACCACATGGTGCGGCGCTGA